In the genome of Cryptomeria japonica chromosome 8, Sugi_1.0, whole genome shotgun sequence, one region contains:
- the LOC131077285 gene encoding uncharacterized protein LOC131077285: protein MQDPITELPPPSRFQVGDLNNFVTPDKSLSLPHPFVAWARTLDSPPKLLLIALSKAACHLVHYLPSKTLMGTFVLPEISMLENTIEPSVQDKSCLLYSPKGDPTVMLASVQYAVSEERAVVWAKALLREVRPEAVVIAASIPSMHFRGKLSNDETLLFKLETLAQRRETNSDLNDVPYFPSGSVVDGPAAALLTQCQMAKLKARLIVSWPEYDTAIVRLLGSLFNRVCPSVDFSVPARTPLIKALRLESDLYT, encoded by the coding sequence ATGCAGGATCCGATCACAGAACTTCCGCCACCGTCCAGGTTCCAGGTAGGCGACCTGAACAATTTCGTCACACCCGACAAGTCCCTCTCACTGCCGCACCCATTCGTGGCATGGGCTCGAACCCTGGACTCCCCACCAAAGCTTCTCCTTATAGCCCTTTCGAAAGCTGCTTGCCATCTTGTACATTATCTTCCTTCCAAAACTCTAATGGGAACTTTCGTACTCCCAGAAATTTCCATGTTAGAAAACACTATAGAGCCCTCTGTACAAGATAAATCGTGCCTCTTGTACTCCCCCAAAGGCGACCCCACAGTCATGTTGGCGTCCGTGCAGTACGCTGTGTCGGAGGAGCGAGCGGTTGTGTGGGCGAAGGCCTTGCTGCGGGAGGTCCGTCCGGAGGCGGTGGTGATTGCTGCTTCGATTCCTAGCATGCATTTCAGAGGTAAGCTCTCCAACGATGAAACCCTACTATTTAAGCTTGAAACCCTAGCGCAAAGGCGTGAAACTAATAGTGATTTAAATGATGTACCGTATTTTCCGTCCGGGAGCGTCGTTGACGGCCCCGCCGCCGCGCTGCTCACGCAGTGCCAGATGGCGAAATTGAAGGCGCGGCTGATTGTATCATGGCCGGAATATGACACGGCGATAGTTCGTTTGCTGGGTTCTTTGTTCAATAGGGTTTGTCCTAGTGTCGATTTTAGTGTTCCCGCTCGGACGCCGCTTATTAAAGCATTGCGCTTAGAATCAGATTTGTATACATGA